One region of Luteolibacter rhizosphaerae genomic DNA includes:
- a CDS encoding DNA topoisomerase 3, protein MGKTLIIAEKPSVMTDLSRALAKALGKFDKEGSGRDTWFENDQAIITSAVGHLVELRMPTGPNGKKLPWNFEVLPAIPERFELDPIPDSETRLKQVLKLAKRKDVDNIVNACDAGREGELIFRYIMDIGGVTKPVKRLWMQSMTNQAIMDAWDRLRSDEEMRPLADAAKCRSESDWLVGLNATRALTCFRSRHGGFNITAAGRVQTPTLAILAAREAEIQAFQSSPYFEVHATFGVAAGEYAGRWIDEAWKKDESNPHGRQERIWDQSLAEAIKARCEGKPGTVSEETKAQSQIVPQLYDLTTLQRDAPFTAKGTLAIAQALYEKHKMITYPRTDSRYLPEDYGDTVRDTLRDIASSDLSVAGYARAVLEGKNENGPRFSKSKRVFDSKKVSDHFAIIPTGKIAKLSDTEEKLYDMIVKRFIAVFFPNAEYEQTTRLTRITTAEATDTFRTDGRVLIKPGWLEVYGRRPGVASGKDELTAVSPGEKADTKEIEVRHEQTKPPARFTESTLLSAMEGAGKLIDDEALREAMSERGLGTPATRAATIEGLIAQKYIVRDGRDLHVTPNGMRLIHILKEMEIVGLTSPGMTGEWEFKLRQMEHGQLQREVFMQQIEDYTRDIVKRAKSLAAEIKSRAFPDLQAVCPKCGAQNLKQTDDTYECRNPECNFKTKKYIAGRPLSEEEAKELFSKRFVGPLTGFKSKFNKPFDAGLELDDKFKVNFVFEGKEDKVVELTEEMVLGTVTLRDGRTVKVYGTEKAYMVPDLKTKSDPDGLRLGREILRAEIPQDQAFKLLSEGKTDLIKGFVSNRTKRPFDAHLLLDPAKGKVEFEFPERPPRAKKGAKTEG, encoded by the coding sequence ATGGGAAAAACCCTGATCATCGCCGAGAAACCGAGTGTCATGACCGACCTTAGCCGGGCATTGGCCAAGGCTTTGGGCAAATTCGACAAGGAGGGATCGGGGCGTGACACGTGGTTCGAGAACGATCAGGCAATTATCACCTCCGCCGTCGGTCACCTGGTGGAGCTGCGCATGCCGACCGGCCCGAACGGCAAGAAGCTGCCGTGGAATTTCGAGGTTCTGCCCGCGATTCCGGAGCGCTTCGAACTCGATCCGATCCCGGATTCCGAGACCCGCCTCAAGCAGGTGCTGAAGCTCGCGAAGCGCAAGGACGTGGATAATATCGTCAATGCCTGCGACGCCGGTCGCGAGGGGGAACTGATTTTCCGTTATATCATGGACATCGGCGGCGTCACCAAGCCGGTGAAGCGCCTCTGGATGCAGTCCATGACCAATCAGGCGATCATGGATGCCTGGGACCGCCTCCGCTCCGACGAGGAGATGCGCCCGCTGGCCGATGCCGCGAAGTGCCGCTCCGAATCCGACTGGCTGGTAGGCCTGAATGCGACCCGCGCCCTGACTTGTTTCCGCTCGCGCCACGGTGGCTTCAATATCACCGCGGCCGGTCGCGTGCAGACGCCGACCTTGGCGATCCTGGCGGCCCGGGAGGCGGAGATCCAAGCCTTCCAGTCGAGCCCCTATTTTGAAGTGCATGCCACCTTCGGCGTGGCGGCGGGCGAATACGCCGGTCGCTGGATCGACGAGGCGTGGAAGAAGGACGAGTCGAACCCCCATGGCCGCCAGGAGCGGATTTGGGACCAGTCGCTCGCGGAGGCGATCAAGGCCCGCTGCGAGGGCAAGCCGGGCACGGTCTCCGAGGAGACCAAAGCCCAATCCCAGATCGTGCCGCAGCTCTACGACCTGACCACGCTCCAGCGCGATGCGCCCTTCACCGCGAAGGGGACCCTAGCGATCGCCCAGGCGCTGTATGAGAAGCACAAGATGATCACCTATCCCCGTACCGACTCCCGCTACCTGCCGGAGGATTACGGGGACACCGTGCGCGACACGCTGCGGGACATCGCCAGCTCCGACCTCAGCGTGGCCGGTTACGCCCGTGCGGTGTTGGAGGGCAAGAACGAGAACGGCCCGCGCTTCTCGAAGTCGAAGCGCGTCTTCGACTCGAAGAAGGTTTCCGACCACTTTGCCATCATCCCGACCGGCAAGATCGCCAAACTCAGCGATACCGAGGAGAAGCTCTACGACATGATCGTGAAGCGCTTCATCGCGGTGTTCTTCCCGAACGCGGAGTATGAGCAAACCACGCGCCTGACCCGCATCACCACCGCAGAGGCCACGGATACCTTCCGCACCGATGGCCGCGTGCTGATCAAGCCCGGCTGGCTGGAAGTCTATGGCCGCCGTCCCGGTGTCGCCTCCGGCAAGGATGAGCTCACCGCGGTTTCTCCCGGCGAGAAGGCGGATACCAAGGAGATCGAAGTCCGCCACGAGCAGACCAAGCCGCCCGCCCGCTTCACCGAGTCCACCCTGCTTTCCGCGATGGAAGGTGCTGGCAAGCTGATCGATGACGAGGCCCTGCGCGAAGCGATGTCCGAGCGCGGCTTGGGCACCCCCGCCACCCGTGCCGCCACCATCGAAGGTCTCATCGCCCAGAAATACATCGTCCGCGATGGCCGGGATTTGCACGTCACGCCGAATGGCATGCGCCTGATCCATATCCTGAAGGAGATGGAGATCGTGGGCCTGACCTCGCCCGGCATGACCGGCGAATGGGAGTTCAAGCTTCGTCAGATGGAGCACGGCCAACTCCAGCGCGAGGTCTTCATGCAGCAGATCGAGGACTACACGCGCGACATCGTGAAGCGCGCGAAGTCCCTCGCCGCGGAGATCAAGAGCCGTGCTTTCCCGGACCTTCAGGCCGTATGTCCGAAGTGCGGGGCCCAGAACCTCAAGCAGACGGACGACACCTACGAGTGCCGGAATCCGGAGTGCAACTTCAAGACGAAGAAGTATATCGCGGGACGCCCCTTGAGCGAGGAGGAGGCCAAGGAGCTTTTCAGCAAGCGCTTTGTCGGTCCGTTGACAGGCTTCAAGTCGAAGTTCAACAAGCCTTTCGATGCGGGCTTGGAATTGGACGACAAGTTCAAGGTCAACTTCGTCTTCGAGGGTAAGGAGGACAAGGTCGTCGAACTCACCGAGGAGATGGTGCTCGGTACCGTGACTCTACGTGACGGCCGTACCGTGAAAGTCTACGGCACCGAGAAGGCCTACATGGTCCCGGACCTGAAGACCAAGAGCGACCCCGACGGCCTGCGCCTCGGCCGCGAGATTCTCCGTGCGGAGATTCCGCAGGACCAGGCCTTCAAGCTGCTCTCGGAAGGGAAGACGGATCTCATCAAAGGCTTCGTCTCGAATCGCACCAAGCGCCCCTTCGATGCGCATCTCCTCCTCGACCCCGCGAAGGGTAAGGTGGAGTTCGAATTCCCCGAACGCCCGCCACGGGCCAAGAAGGGCGCGAAGACGGAGGGCTAG
- the nagZ gene encoding beta-N-acetylhexosaminidase, translated as MNGQLLLLGIRGPELAPDEAALFRKLKPAGYILFGRNITSAAQTRKLTDDLRDLSYEDPILAIDQEGGRVTRTKEIAPVIPSANAFAAKGDVNLSARGGVLTGDQLRLLGFNLDFAPVLDLDYHPGVQNALRGRCWGRDPQKVIDHAGSWNRWMRKRGILSCAKHFPACGRALSDPHFDLPVSDATIPDLLKEDVIPYTALMPELDGVMLAHVLFPAIDPDRPASLSRRIVTGFLREQLGFDKHLVLTDDLDMGAIADRYHYNSDVVAAIEAGNDLAMICHKTERAEAAAIELGKLPGRITEDAEKRIARFRKKLQGPLKWSEAAWEKLCGEIAELAEKVPEPGIAAAGSPVADY; from the coding sequence GTGAACGGTCAACTGCTCCTGCTCGGCATTCGCGGTCCGGAACTCGCTCCGGACGAAGCGGCGCTCTTCCGCAAGCTCAAGCCGGCGGGTTATATTCTTTTCGGACGGAATATCACCAGCGCGGCACAGACCCGGAAACTGACCGATGATCTGCGGGACCTGAGCTATGAGGACCCGATCCTCGCCATCGATCAGGAGGGCGGGCGCGTGACCCGCACGAAGGAGATCGCACCGGTGATCCCTTCCGCGAATGCCTTCGCGGCGAAGGGGGATGTGAATCTCAGCGCCCGCGGCGGCGTGTTGACCGGTGACCAGCTCCGCCTGCTCGGCTTCAATCTCGATTTCGCCCCGGTCCTCGACCTCGATTATCATCCCGGGGTCCAGAATGCCCTGCGCGGCCGCTGCTGGGGTCGCGACCCGCAGAAAGTCATCGACCATGCCGGAAGCTGGAACCGCTGGATGCGCAAGCGCGGCATCCTCTCCTGCGCCAAGCACTTCCCCGCCTGCGGTCGGGCGCTCTCCGACCCGCACTTCGACCTGCCGGTGAGCGATGCCACCATCCCGGATCTGTTAAAGGAGGACGTGATTCCCTACACCGCGCTGATGCCGGAGCTGGACGGCGTGATGCTGGCCCACGTGCTTTTTCCCGCCATCGACCCGGACCGCCCGGCCTCCCTCTCGCGGCGGATCGTGACCGGCTTCCTGCGCGAGCAACTCGGCTTCGACAAACACCTCGTCCTTACCGACGACCTCGACATGGGTGCCATTGCCGACCGCTACCATTATAATAGCGACGTGGTGGCCGCCATCGAGGCGGGCAATGACTTGGCCATGATCTGCCATAAGACCGAGCGGGCGGAAGCCGCGGCCATCGAGCTGGGCAAGCTGCCGGGCCGGATCACCGAGGATGCGGAGAAGCGGATCGCCCGCTTCCGGAAGAAGCTGCAGGGTCCCCTGAAATGGTCCGAGGCCGCGTGGGAAAAGCTCTGCGGGGAGATCGCGGAACTTGCCGAGAAGGTGCCCGAACCGGGGATCGCGGCGGCGGGTTCGCCGGTGGCCGATTACTAA
- a CDS encoding nitrilase-related carbon-nitrogen hydrolase, translating to MSRVKERYVRRGTKGAAGCRESWHRAKSCQNSIVPVAEQAPDPVVEAVEIRRGSSWRQWTVEVLLSAGLFQAALFLPQAAGWLVMLSLVFLLRLRRAATVRRAFYGGLLVGIGIMAPQLAFFFRIFGPPAFALWFLLAIWFAAFVAVGKLVERRFGREWGVVAAPVLWMGFEFARCEVWPLKFAWLTPGFAMPAETYAGAFHWLGVYGMGALLVYAAAWVADTSRGPIKWVLPAVLPFGLMGLPHAKAPGGPEGSVLVAGVQREEPFPDEVIADLDAARAKAPGAHFFVLSEYTYQAPPPLELLEWCHRNAAHVLVGGIETIRGKHMEEEVYNMTYVIGPEGKVIHKQAKSVPIQFMNDGLPARRQRVWDSPEAKVGIAICYDMNYARVMDGLIRKEAELLVIPAMDLKSWGERAHTLSAQLAAVRAAEYGVPLFRLASSGYSRIALPNGRLLAETSMPGQGEVIHGQVTPSGKGRRPLDRWLVWPCLGLTAALALFLLVDDFRRMKAGRPVVG from the coding sequence GTGTCCAGAGTGAAGGAGCGTTATGTGCGGCGCGGCACAAAAGGCGCGGCGGGTTGCCGGGAGTCTTGGCATCGGGCGAAGTCCTGCCAGAACAGCATCGTGCCTGTAGCGGAACAGGCCCCCGACCCGGTTGTCGAAGCGGTGGAGATCCGCCGCGGGAGTTCGTGGCGGCAGTGGACGGTGGAGGTGCTGCTCTCCGCGGGATTGTTCCAAGCAGCACTGTTCCTGCCGCAGGCGGCGGGCTGGCTGGTGATGCTCTCGCTCGTCTTCCTGCTGCGGCTGAGGCGTGCGGCGACGGTGCGGCGGGCCTTCTACGGTGGCCTGCTGGTGGGCATCGGGATCATGGCACCGCAACTGGCGTTCTTTTTCCGGATCTTCGGGCCGCCGGCGTTCGCGCTGTGGTTCTTGCTGGCGATCTGGTTCGCGGCCTTCGTGGCGGTGGGAAAGCTGGTGGAGCGCCGCTTCGGGCGGGAGTGGGGCGTGGTGGCGGCACCGGTGCTGTGGATGGGTTTCGAGTTCGCGCGCTGCGAGGTGTGGCCGCTGAAGTTTGCCTGGCTCACGCCAGGCTTCGCGATGCCGGCGGAGACTTATGCCGGCGCCTTCCATTGGTTGGGCGTGTATGGCATGGGCGCGCTGCTGGTTTATGCGGCTGCCTGGGTGGCGGATACCTCGCGCGGACCGATCAAGTGGGTGCTGCCCGCGGTGCTGCCTTTCGGCCTGATGGGGCTGCCGCACGCGAAGGCGCCGGGAGGCCCGGAAGGGTCGGTGCTCGTCGCGGGGGTGCAGCGGGAGGAACCATTTCCGGACGAAGTGATCGCGGATCTGGATGCCGCCCGCGCCAAGGCACCCGGTGCCCATTTCTTCGTGCTGAGCGAATACACCTACCAGGCTCCCCCGCCCTTGGAGCTGCTCGAGTGGTGCCACCGGAATGCCGCGCACGTGCTGGTGGGCGGCATCGAGACGATCCGCGGAAAGCACATGGAGGAGGAGGTCTACAACATGACCTACGTCATCGGACCGGAGGGAAAGGTGATCCACAAGCAGGCCAAGAGCGTGCCGATCCAGTTCATGAACGACGGGCTGCCCGCACGGCGGCAGCGGGTGTGGGATTCGCCGGAGGCCAAAGTCGGCATCGCGATCTGCTATGACATGAACTACGCCCGCGTGATGGACGGGCTGATCCGCAAGGAAGCGGAGCTGCTGGTGATCCCCGCGATGGATCTCAAGTCATGGGGCGAACGAGCCCACACCCTGAGCGCGCAGCTCGCGGCGGTGCGTGCGGCGGAATATGGCGTTCCCCTCTTCCGCCTCGCAAGTTCCGGCTACTCGCGGATCGCGCTGCCGAACGGACGGCTCCTCGCGGAGACGAGCATGCCGGGGCAGGGCGAGGTCATCCACGGTCAGGTGACCCCCTCCGGGAAGGGACGCAGGCCGCTGGATCGCTGGCTGGTCTGGCCCTGCCTGGGGCTGACGGCAGCGCTGGCGCTGTTCCTCCTGGTGGATGACTTCCGCCGCATGAAGGCAGGCAGGCCGGTCGTGGGATAA
- a CDS encoding type 1 glutamine amidotransferase domain-containing protein — MKTIKLTERHDLQDKRVAVLATHGFEQSELLVPVDVLESCGARVDVITPEGDSIRGWDEEDWGQFVNADLALEDADPADYDALLLPGGVMNSDSLRTLEEAQSFAAHFFQEGKPAFVICHGGQVLIDAGLVEGRKMTSYKAIANDLKNAGADWRDKEVVVDGALVTSRSPDDLPAFCTKICEVLDKKEGASRFSAASK, encoded by the coding sequence ATGAAGACGATCAAACTCACCGAACGCCACGACTTGCAGGACAAGCGTGTCGCCGTGCTCGCCACCCACGGTTTCGAGCAATCCGAGCTGCTGGTACCCGTGGACGTGCTGGAGAGCTGCGGTGCCCGCGTGGACGTGATCACGCCGGAGGGTGATTCGATCCGCGGCTGGGATGAGGAGGACTGGGGCCAGTTCGTGAATGCAGACCTCGCGCTGGAAGATGCCGATCCGGCCGACTACGACGCGCTCCTGCTTCCCGGCGGCGTGATGAACTCCGATAGCCTTCGTACTTTGGAAGAGGCGCAGAGCTTCGCGGCCCATTTTTTCCAAGAGGGCAAGCCTGCCTTCGTGATTTGCCACGGCGGCCAAGTGCTGATCGATGCCGGTCTGGTAGAGGGCCGCAAGATGACCTCCTACAAAGCGATTGCGAACGATCTCAAGAACGCCGGAGCCGATTGGCGCGACAAGGAAGTGGTGGTGGACGGGGCACTGGTCACCTCGCGCAGCCCCGACGATTTGCCCGCCTTTTGCACTAAAATCTGCGAGGTGCTGGACAAGAAGGAGGGGGCATCCCGCTTCTCAGCCGCCTCCAAGTAG
- a CDS encoding DUF1737 domain-containing protein: protein MNLTKYTVVTSDDFGKFEDRVNQLLGDGWQIQGGVASCTLPDTGNGILHVQWSQALILPASAAALEAEAEEALDLPKDLESISLPRDPESDGRSLAGASGTQIAKDEKP, encoded by the coding sequence ATGAACCTCACCAAGTATACCGTGGTCACCTCGGACGACTTCGGCAAATTCGAGGACCGGGTAAACCAATTGCTAGGCGACGGCTGGCAGATACAAGGAGGTGTGGCGAGCTGCACTCTTCCGGATACCGGCAATGGCATCCTGCATGTCCAGTGGAGCCAAGCGCTGATCCTTCCCGCCTCCGCCGCAGCGCTTGAAGCGGAAGCCGAGGAGGCGCTCGATCTCCCCAAGGACTTGGAAAGCATCAGCTTACCCCGCGATCCCGAGAGTGACGGCAGATCACTCGCCGGGGCCTCCGGCACGCAGATTGCAAAAGACGAGAAACCATGA